Proteins encoded in a region of the Podospora pseudopauciseta strain CBS 411.78 chromosome 6, whole genome shotgun sequence genome:
- a CDS encoding hypothetical protein (COG:F; EggNog:ENOG503NWEC) produces the protein MSTAPTSKEYKTFLDVVNARDNFPILQWGLQVYIDSIDRFYHLVIPPADQTVRLVIPSVVSAFRGLQGWKLDEPSRPRTLALVDGTNAASRAVIVEKTLHKFCDEKILAILSRWRNELKHIYGSSGELPFKVDRAAAPLLRLVSYGIHRTAFTRSDDGHIKLWVQKRSQSTAFYPGHLDNTKWRSLKGEQATLPEDLVRSRTKSCGTVTYMHLHNALAIGEVGLVQPQVEDLFELELPGGAEPKPCDHKVEWFKLFDAEELIESILQGNHRLLSKLRSYVNHLDIQVTSYRATLWLL, from the exons ATGTCAACCGCTCCCACTTCGAAAGAGTACAAAACATTTTTGGACGTTGTCAATGCCCGTGACAA TTTCCCCATTCTGCAGTGGGGTCTCCAGGTGTATATCGATTCCATCGATAGGTTTTACCATCTTGTCATTCCGCCGGCTGATCAAACTGTTAGGCTTGTCATCCCCTCGGTTGTCTCTGCCTTTCGTGGTCTCCAAGGTTGGAAGCTTGACGAGCCCAGCAGGCCAAGGACCTTAGCGCTTGTCGATGGCACCAACGCCGCATCGAGGGCAGTCATTGTCGAGAAGACTCTGCACAAATTCTGCGACGAGAAGATACTTGCCATTCTGTCACGCTGGCGCAACGAGTTGAAGCACATCTATGGATCCAGTGGCGAGCTTCCCTTCAAGGTCGATCGTGCTGCTGCACCCCTTCTCCGTCTCGTCTCGTATGGGATTCACCGGACAGCCTTCACTCGCAGTGACGACGGTCATATCAAGCTGTGGGTGCAGAAACGCTCACAGTCCACTGCATTCTATCCCGGTCACCTCGACAATACT AAGTGGCGATCCTTGAAGGGAGAGCAAGCGACCCTTCCTGAAGATCTTGTGCGCTCCAGAACCAAGTCATGCGGAACTGTGACATATATGCATCTGCACAATGCCCTTGCTATCGGCGAGGTCGGTCTTGTTCAGCCACAGGTTGAGGACTTGTTTGAGCTCGAACTGCCGGGTGGGGCTGAACCTAAGCCATGCGATCACAAGGTGGAGTGGTTCAAGCTTTTTGATGCGGAAGAACTCATAGAGAGCATCTTACAAGGCAATCATAGGTTGCTCTCGAAGCTCAGATCATATGTTAATCATCTGGACATCCAGGTCACGTCATACCGGGCTACGCTATGGTTGCTCTAA
- the SNO1 gene encoding Senecionine N-oxygenase (EggNog:ENOG503NZ52; MEROPS:MER0066916; COG:H) produces the protein MPPLTITIGVLALQGGVVEHIALLNRASASYPSVTFHFLEVRTPEQLSLCDALIIPGGESTTMAIVARRLGLLEPLREFVKINNKPVWGTCAGLVMLAEEASATKQGGQELIGGLDVRVLRNKFGTQVQSFVADLNLDFLGEGEGPFRGVFIRAPVVEEVIDGNGRVKVLGTVKKPGEEEDIVAVRQGNVFGTSFHPELTGDVRVHAWWLGNVVEALGQGGEGKGLVMGKGKGDAGKVY, from the coding sequence ATGCCACCATtaaccatcaccatcggcgTCCTAGCCCTCCAAGGCGGCGTAGTAGAGCACATTGCCCTCCTCAACCGCGCCTCGGCAAGCTACCCATCCGTAACCTTCCACTTCCTCGAAGTCCGCACACCCGAGCAACTCTCCCTCTGCgacgccctcatcatcccgGGAGGCGAATCCACAACCATGGCCATCGTCGcccgccgcctcggcctcttGGAGCCACTAAGGGAGTTTGTCAaaatcaacaacaagcccGTCTGGGGGACTTGCGCCGGACTTGTAATGCTAGCGGAGGAGGCCTCCGCAACGAAGCAAGGCGGGCAGGAACTCATTGGTGGGCTGGACGTGAGAGTGCTGAGGAACAAATTCGGGACGCAGGTGCAGTCGTTTGTGGCGGATTTGAACTTGGATttcttgggggagggggaagggcCGTTTAGGGGGGTTTTTATCAgggcgccggtggtggaggaggtgattgatgggaatgggagggTCAAGGTTTTGGGGACGGTGAAGAagcctggggaggaggaggatattgTTGCTGTGAGGCAGGGGAATGTTTTTGGGACGAGTTTTCACCCCGAGTTGACGGGGGATGTGAGGGTGCAtgcttggtggttggggaatGTGGTTGAGGCTTTGGGacagggaggggagggtaaggggttggtgatggggaaggggaagggtgaTGCTGGGAAAGTTTATTGA